The window GACTCACGACGGACAGTCCAGAGTTCGTAGGTGGGTGTCAGTTGATCAGGGGTATCCAGGGTGCCCAGGTTGACTCCGATTTCATCTGCAGTGCGTGAGAATACGGGCGAACCGCAGCGGGGGCAGAAATACCGTCCGGCGTAATCACGTGTTTCGCCATCAATCGTCACCGCTTCCTGCGGGAACACCGCTGAAGCGTGAAAAAGCGCGCCATGATGCTTGCGGCAATCGAGGCAGTGACAAAGGCCGACCCGGTAGGGGCGTCCCGATGCCACTATTCGGACATTGCCGCAAAGGCAGCCACCTGTGAATCGGTCCATGCTGCATCCCCTGGAAAATCAAGCAGTCAGAATAGTTGCAACGGCAA of the Chitinivorax sp. B genome contains:
- a CDS encoding GFA family protein, coding for MDRFTGGCLCGNVRIVASGRPYRVGLCHCLDCRKHHGALFHASAVFPQEAVTIDGETRDYAGRYFCPRCGSPVFSRTADEIGVNLGTLDTPDQLTPTYELWTVRRESWLPPFPITRRYERDRDANNRFEA